TTCCAGGCAGGAGTTTAATTCTTTACGCGTTTTGGCGTAATCTTTCGCTTCAAAATATGCTCTTGCAAGGTTGTAATGCAGGTTCTCATCATCAGGGCTGAGGGAGAGTGCCTTGCTGTAATATTCTATTGCCTGCGGGATCATTTTTGATTTTCGAAGACTTATTCCGAAATCATTGAATAAATGCTTGTGTTTGGCTTCAAAGGCGGCGTCCATAGATATCAGCCGTGCAAAAACATCGTTTGCACGTTCTGTTTCACCTCTTTCCATAAAGCAGAGGCCCACACCGAAATTTCCACGGACGTTTAATTCGTCCACTTTTATAGCGCTTGTATATTCCATTTCCGCACTGAAGGAATTGCCTTGTTTACGATGTCT
This DNA window, taken from Maridesulfovibrio ferrireducens, encodes the following:
- a CDS encoding tetratricopeptide repeat protein is translated as MTDSNTIHDLTGVFSCQKIAKVGTGTTTRRVAQIGYYFVEQIESDLFEVRPLNNEFVPTGNSEKIARDQLLTDYTPEPEMYHKQVLPNMKNLQKTLARADRHRKQGNSFSAEMEYTSAIKVDELNVRGNFGVGLCFMERGETERANDVFARLISMDAAFEAKHKHLFNDFGISLRKSKMIPQAIEYYSKALSLSPDDENLHYNLARAYFEAKDYAKTRKELNSCLELNADFAEAKKFVAYLDKKKLG